The DNA sequence GCCACCTGTTTCCGACAGACTTCCTCATCGGTCAGCTTCCCTGCCTGCGCCGCCTTGAGCAGCTCTTCATCAGGAGGTCCACCCCAGATGATGTAACTCAATCGCGATGCCAGTTCAAAGTTCCCTGCGGTAAACGCCGCCCCGTCCCCTCGTTGCGATTCAATCCGATAAATGAACCGGGGAGACTGCAGCATCGCTTCCACAATCAGCGAGACTCCCTGTTCATAGGTGCCCCCCGCGCTGGCCACCGTCGTCGCGATCCCGCTGAAGTTCGTAATCTCACGCTCGTCCAGCGGACCGCGGAACAGCCACTGTCCCATCGCCCCCACAAACTTTCGCATCGTGGCATCCGTATTCAGGCTCCGCGAACTGGAAAACCGCCTCGCAAACTTCAGGACGTCCATCCGCTGGACAATCAGTTCCGCCAGCCGGGAATACGCCTGCACATGCTTGAGGTCCACATTCAGATTGTACGCGGTATTGCTGAAACCATCGGCCCGCAGATCAGGCGGCAGCAGTTCGTAGGCCTCCTGGCTGATATCCACGCCTACCGTGCTTTTGACCGTCTCGATGTATTCCGGAATCGTCAGCCGCTGCACCCAGATCTCCTGCGCACTGCTGTTTCCGTTATAGATGGCGGGATCAATCATGTTCACCGACCAGTGTGCGCCGCCGTTCAGCCACTCTTTGAGTAACGCTTTCTCAGCCGGCTTGAGTGGTGTATTTCCGGGCGGCATATCACCCGAGACGATCTGTTCCCACAGCAGACTTTTCTCCGCAGACCCCGGCACGATGATTTTTCCACTCTCCCCACCCGCGAAGGCAGTCGCTTTGTGCGACAGGTCCAGTCCCCCTTTCCGGCTGGCGGCGTCATGACATTCCAGGCAGTTCTGTGCCAGCAGCGGTGCGACTTTCGTTTCAAACAGCTTTCTCTGCTTCGCCTGGGCCAGCGCCAGCAGATCCTGCTCGGAAGGTTTCCCCTTTTCTCCCGCGCGATAATTCTGCTCGACTTCCGCTTTGGTCAGCGCCCGACTATAAACGGCCACCAGAAACAGATCCCCCTGCCAGGGACGATCGCCGGTCGCTTCATTTGCCAGTGTCAATGAGAAGGACTGATCCCAGTTGGACAGGTTCCCCCGGATTCGTTTCTCGGCCTGCAACTTTCCATTCACATACAGCAGTGCCCTTCCCGCTGGATCGCGGGTATAGACCACATGCGTCAGCCGGGGTTGAGCCAGTCGATCCGGAGACGTCATGGAAGGCATGCCGTTCCCGCTGGTGGATGTCGTCCGCAAACGCACATCATAGCGTCTGCCCTCCTGCCCGAGCGTCACATTACGCAGATTCGGATCACGCGACAACGAAACAATCCGCGCGGGTCCCTTCTGCCGATCATGGGCCGGTTTCAACCAGACTTCCATGGTACATGCATTCGCCCGCCGAAGTGCTTTAATGAGTTTACTGGCCGGCTCTGTTGACTGAATCCGGGCCGACCCCTTGACGGTCACTGCACCATTCTGCCACTTGATCTCGGACGGATTCTTAATGTTCAGATTCAGCGGTTCCCCGACCTCCGAGCGATCCTGAATCAGATTCCCCTGGCCCGCTTCAAACGTGTACAGGACCTGCAAATCACGAGTCACCCGCGAACCCTCCGCAGCCTGCAAACGGCTTTCAACAGATAACAGTGCCAGACACAACAACACAACGACGGTATTCAGGGTAGAGCGCATGGTTGTCATATACCTGTTCCAGAGTGACTGCAGTGGTCGTAACCAGCCTGAGCCTGCTCTTTGAGGGAAATCGGGGAAGACGTGCTTTGCCAGACAGGACGGGATAGAGACATCGATGTTTCCTCTTCACAAACCATTCCTTTGGCGGGAGACATCACTTAAGCATATTTCAGGCTACTGCCATATCTGCGGGAAGTCAATAAGTAAGTCCGATTCTCCCGACGGCTGACCTGTCACCCACGCTTCAAGTCTGATCCGAACTCGTCGGTGCGGGTTCAGGGGGTGGAATATGCGCTGCCAGCACATGCACGGGCGGAACTTCATGTGGCACACTGTGCTCGGGCGCAGCTGGCTTCTTCTTCTCGTTGCCGGTCCACTTCATGAACAGGGCCGAGAGATCATCGAAGAACGTATACAGCACGGGAATCGCCAGCAGGGTCAGTAGCAGTGACAGCGTCTGTCCCCCTACCGCCAGCACTGCGATAGACCGCCGTTCTTCTGCACCGGGACCGGTGGCAATCAACAGCGGAATCAGTCCCGCCACGAAAGAGAGAGTTGTCATCAGAATCGGTCGCAGACGATCGCGGTTCGCCTGCAGGATCGCCTGGTAACGGGGGAAACCCTGTTCCTGCAGTGCATTCGTATGATCGATCTGCAGAATCGCCGCCTTTTTCACCACGCCGAACAGCACCAGAATCCCCAAGGCCGAATACAGGTTCAGCGTCTCGCCTCCCCAGTGCAGACTCAACAGACCAAAGGGAACCGCCAGAGGCAGCGAAAGCAGAATCACCATCGGATGTACCAGGTTTTCAAACTGGGCCGCCAGCACGATATACATGAAGACGAACGACAGCACCATCGTCCAGCCAAAGTCCGAGAGTGTGCGTTCCAGTTCGCGGCCGCCCCCCAGCACCATCGTATTGTAGCCATCCGGAATTCCGATCTCTTCCGCAGCCGCTTTCATCGCCTCGATTCCGTCGCCCAAAGCATAGCCCGGCGCCAGGTTCGCCCGCACGGCGACCATCTTCTGTCGATTCAACCGGTCAATGCGCGAGGCTGCCGTGTTGTATTCGAAATTGACCACGTTATCGATCCGCGCCAGCCGCGATCCGGTCTGTGCCGAGGAGGAAGTAACGTCCCCCTGGGCCTGCGGACTGGTCCGCACGTATAACTGGGAAACCGACTGGATATCCCCCCGGTCCAGCCCGACCAGTCGCAGCTCGACATCGTAAGCGTCGTCCACACTCCGGTCGCGGTATCGGGAAACACGATCATCTCCGCCGACTGCAACCCGCAGCGTATCGGCAATCTCCCGCACATCAATGCCCAAAGCAGCCGCCCGTTCGCGATCGATGCGGGCCAGCAGTTCCGGATTATCAATCTGCAGCGTGGAATAGACGTCCACGATTCCCGGAATCGTTTTGACCTTTTCGCGCAGCTTGTTACTGAACTCCAGCAGACCGTCGATGTCCGGTCCGGTAATCGAAAAGTCGATATCCACCGGCGCCCCCTGCCGGAGTGAAGTCAGGTTTCGCACCGAGATGCGGGTATCGGGAATCTGTTTCAGTTTCTTGCGGATCTCTGACATCTTCTCGCGCTGGGTGAAATTACCCCGAAACGCGGCGGTCAGGTCGGCGTGCATGAGTCCGGCGAAGAAACGATCGAATGAAAACGTACGTGTCTCGCTGTCGGTCAGCCGCACAAAGAAACTCGCGCGGTTCACATCGCCGAAACCTCCGGATCCCACCGTCAGCAGAATCGTTTTCACTCCTTCCGTATCTGTCAGGATCGTCTCGGCCCGCTCAATCAGATCATTCATCGACTGCAACGTCGCCCCCTGCCGGGCCTCGAGACGGATTTCGAACTCGGACTCATCCACGTTGAGCGGAATGTAATCCTGTTTCACCAGTTGGTACAGCGGATAGTTACTGAAGATCACCGCGATGGAAACCGCCAGTACCAGCCAGCGAAATCGCAGCGACTGTTTCAGCGTCCAGAGATAAGAGGTTTCCACCAGGTGATAGAATCCCGAACGGGAACTCGGTCCGTTCGGACTGGGCGTCTCTGCCTTGAGCAGCTTGCTGCACATCATCGGCGTCAGGGAGAAACTGACGAGCATCGAAACCAGAATCGCCACCGTCGCCGTCAATCCGAACTGGAACAGCAGTCGCCCGGTGACGCTCGACAGAAACGACACCGGCAGAAAGACGATCACCAGTGAAATGGTGGTCGCCAGCAC is a window from the Gimesia benthica genome containing:
- a CDS encoding DUF1592 domain-containing protein — encoded protein: MTTMRSTLNTVVVLLCLALLSVESRLQAAEGSRVTRDLQVLYTFEAGQGNLIQDRSEVGEPLNLNIKNPSEIKWQNGAVTVKGSARIQSTEPASKLIKALRRANACTMEVWLKPAHDRQKGPARIVSLSRDPNLRNVTLGQEGRRYDVRLRTTSTSGNGMPSMTSPDRLAQPRLTHVVYTRDPAGRALLYVNGKLQAEKRIRGNLSNWDQSFSLTLANEATGDRPWQGDLFLVAVYSRALTKAEVEQNYRAGEKGKPSEQDLLALAQAKQRKLFETKVAPLLAQNCLECHDAASRKGGLDLSHKATAFAGGESGKIIVPGSAEKSLLWEQIVSGDMPPGNTPLKPAEKALLKEWLNGGAHWSVNMIDPAIYNGNSSAQEIWVQRLTIPEYIETVKSTVGVDISQEAYELLPPDLRADGFSNTAYNLNVDLKHVQAYSRLAELIVQRMDVLKFARRFSSSRSLNTDATMRKFVGAMGQWLFRGPLDEREITNFSGIATTVASAGGTYEQGVSLIVEAMLQSPRFIYRIESQRGDGAAFTAGNFELASRLSYIIWGGPPDEELLKAAQAGKLTDEEVCRKQVARMLKDPRAVERSAQFVSDWLNLDRLANMRPNESRFPEWDPQLGLDMRAETLAFFKEIAWRENRPLSDLFNAQVTFATPQLARHYGLTPQGEGLQRYDLSKVPARGGLLTQGSILTMGGDDASMVTRGLFVLKDLLRGVIGAPPPGVDTTPVPSRPGQSQRMIAEKRMANEACAGCHTRFEPLAFGLEKYDGIGAFHEIDEYKNRLRSDGEILVPGTAKPVAFSTPAELMDLLAESERVRETITWKLTQFSLGRPLGPADASTVQKIHEASQQGGGTYPSLLTAIVMSDLVQKVRTEGQSD
- a CDS encoding efflux RND transporter permease subunit — translated: MYWLAEVCVKRPVFALMLITALVVAGLVAFPELGVDRFPNMDMPSIYIRTNYPGAASQEVESEVSAVLEDAVATVAGIEELRSISRDGRSFVIITFNLNRNVDAATQDVRDAVSGAMNLLPPNIDPPIVQKRDLESSPIMTLAVSGPRTSRELYLFADRYVKNVIESSPGVGEVQIAGAADRAVKVDIDADRLAAYQMSILQIRDALVRQNTEVPGGRLDQGFRERSLRTMGRIADASNFPNLVVDTINGTPVRLADLGTVSDDTKEVRTIARLNQAPAVVLTIQKQSGENTVAVVEGIKKMLPRSQELLPDDVTVSVVQDQSRYIVTALHELEKHLISGSILACITVLLFMRSWRSTVIASVAIPASIISTFAFMKLFGFTLNNVTMLALVLMVGVVIDDAIVVLENVFHCIEERGMTPHDAAIYGTKEIGLAVLATTISLVIVFLPVSFLSSVTGRLLFQFGLTATVAILVSMLVSFSLTPMMCSKLLKAETPSPNGPSSRSGFYHLVETSYLWTLKQSLRFRWLVLAVSIAVIFSNYPLYQLVKQDYIPLNVDESEFEIRLEARQGATLQSMNDLIERAETILTDTEGVKTILLTVGSGGFGDVNRASFFVRLTDSETRTFSFDRFFAGLMHADLTAAFRGNFTQREKMSEIRKKLKQIPDTRISVRNLTSLRQGAPVDIDFSITGPDIDGLLEFSNKLREKVKTIPGIVDVYSTLQIDNPELLARIDRERAAALGIDVREIADTLRVAVGGDDRVSRYRDRSVDDAYDVELRLVGLDRGDIQSVSQLYVRTSPQAQGDVTSSSAQTGSRLARIDNVVNFEYNTAASRIDRLNRQKMVAVRANLAPGYALGDGIEAMKAAAEEIGIPDGYNTMVLGGGRELERTLSDFGWTMVLSFVFMYIVLAAQFENLVHPMVILLSLPLAVPFGLLSLHWGGETLNLYSALGILVLFGVVKKAAILQIDHTNALQEQGFPRYQAILQANRDRLRPILMTTLSFVAGLIPLLIATGPGAEERRSIAVLAVGGQTLSLLLTLLAIPVLYTFFDDLSALFMKWTGNEKKKPAAPEHSVPHEVPPVHVLAAHIPPPEPAPTSSDQT